The Hymenobacter sp. GOD-10R genome includes a window with the following:
- the rodA gene encoding rod shape-determining protein RodA produces the protein MPSSPARYSRSIDWITVGIYFLMVFLGWLNVYAASYSPDAPSNAFSLSFGELMQFNWFKQIMWIGTAVVLIVVLVVIDYKAYDTFAFGLYGGMILLLLITLVIARPIAGSRSWLELGPVRLQPAEFAKFTTALAVSRFMASTNLRHQNWRDHLVLAGLTLLPPLLIIASNETGQALVFGAFLLAYFREGMSPLILIVLAAAGAILILALLIPKLWLVGAFTVMLGLAFLFNSRVLRHHLPLALSVWGIVVAMVFGVDFFFNNVLQPHQRKRIEVLINPSADPLGVGWNVTQSKIAIGSGGLVGKGFLEGTQTKFDFVPEQSTDFIFCTVGEEWGWVGSLVVIILFMTLLARVLYVAERQKSVFGRTYGYCVASIIFFHFAVNIGMTIGLAPVVGIPLPFFSYGGSSLWSFTTLLFILLAIDAYRKQDLVR, from the coding sequence ATGCCCTCCTCCCCAGCGCGCTACAGCCGCAGTATCGATTGGATTACCGTTGGAATATATTTCCTGATGGTGTTCCTCGGTTGGCTGAATGTGTACGCGGCTAGCTATTCTCCTGACGCTCCTTCCAACGCCTTCAGCCTGAGCTTTGGCGAGCTGATGCAGTTCAACTGGTTCAAGCAGATCATGTGGATCGGGACGGCCGTTGTGCTTATTGTGGTGCTAGTGGTCATCGATTACAAGGCCTACGACACCTTTGCTTTTGGCCTCTACGGGGGTATGATTTTGCTGCTGCTCATCACGTTGGTGATTGCCCGACCTATTGCCGGTTCTCGCTCGTGGCTGGAGCTAGGTCCGGTGCGCTTACAACCCGCTGAATTCGCGAAATTTACGACGGCGCTGGCGGTATCGCGCTTTATGGCAAGTACCAACCTGCGGCATCAAAATTGGCGCGACCATCTGGTGCTGGCCGGGCTTACACTGCTGCCGCCGCTACTCATCATTGCTTCCAACGAAACGGGGCAGGCGCTGGTATTTGGCGCCTTCCTGCTCGCTTACTTCCGTGAAGGAATGTCGCCCCTGATTCTGATTGTGCTAGCGGCCGCGGGTGCTATTCTAATTCTTGCGCTGCTGATACCGAAACTATGGTTGGTGGGTGCTTTCACCGTAATGCTAGGGCTAGCATTCTTGTTCAACTCGCGGGTGTTGCGTCATCATCTGCCGCTGGCGCTCAGCGTGTGGGGCATTGTGGTGGCGATGGTGTTTGGAGTAGATTTCTTCTTCAACAACGTATTACAGCCCCATCAGCGCAAGCGGATTGAGGTTCTGATTAACCCTTCGGCTGACCCGCTAGGGGTGGGTTGGAACGTTACGCAGTCCAAGATTGCTATCGGCTCGGGTGGGCTAGTTGGGAAAGGCTTTCTGGAAGGCACCCAAACCAAGTTCGACTTCGTGCCCGAGCAAAGCACTGATTTTATCTTCTGCACCGTAGGGGAGGAGTGGGGCTGGGTTGGCAGCCTCGTCGTCATTATTCTGTTTATGACGCTGCTTGCCCGCGTGCTGTACGTAGCCGAGCGCCAGAAATCTGTGTTCGGCCGCACCTATGGGTACTGTGTGGCCAGCATCATCTTTTTCCACTTTGCCGTCAACATCGGCATGACGATCGGGCTGGCACCCGTAGTGGGTATTCCGCTGCCTTTCTTCAGCTACGGGGGGTCGTCGCTGTGGTCTTTCACCACGCTCTTGTTTATTCTGCTCGCTATCGACGCGTACCGTAAGCAGGATCTGGTGCGATAA
- the mrdA gene encoding penicillin-binding protein 2, giving the protein MQYLEGRKYVVQAIFLVVAMVFGARLFYIQVLDGSYKLAADRNTLQRIVQTPYRGLIYDRNHKLLVQNTPVYDLMVVPREVKRLDTARFCQVMQMTVEEVREGLKAAKAFSRVKASPLVQNLSTPELAAIQDNLIDFPGFSIQARMARAYATQNLAHTLGYVGTITPALMEIPKYAKYQPNEFLGRSGLESFYEQQLMGRRGVKYRMVNVRGIEKGAFRGGEFDTLSVAGQDLHTSIDIDLQQYGEMLMAGKRGSVVAIDPKTGEILAAVSAPAYDPAVLTGKGMGNRYMDLLNQKERPLYNRPLGAPQPPGSVFKLVNELVALQMGTVSPSTGFPCNWSLVRCTHRHEYPSNVSIAIKNSCNPYFYQVMRTAVMRGRSRNAREDVRLGLAEWRRQVMSFGLGDKLGVDMGSETKGRIPKPEFYDKLYGHHGWNFRTIYSLSIGQGEMGVTTMQMANVLATIANRGYYYTPHFVRGIGNGGPLPEYQKRHYTTVAPQHFEAIIPGMQQVVDGRGGTGNYASLAQFGISMAGKTGTVQNPHGADHATFAAFAPIEDPKIAIAVFIENAGFGGNSAAPLASLMIEKYLRGKVVRKKWEEWLPGSADRFVSRHH; this is encoded by the coding sequence TTGCAATACCTTGAAGGACGCAAATACGTAGTGCAAGCCATCTTCCTGGTGGTGGCGATGGTGTTTGGGGCACGTCTTTTCTACATTCAGGTGCTCGATGGCAGCTATAAGCTAGCAGCCGACCGCAACACCTTACAGCGCATTGTGCAGACGCCCTACCGAGGCCTGATTTATGACCGCAACCACAAGCTGCTGGTCCAAAATACGCCGGTGTACGACCTGATGGTGGTGCCGCGTGAAGTGAAGCGTCTCGATACCGCTCGCTTTTGTCAAGTGATGCAAATGACGGTGGAAGAAGTGCGGGAAGGCTTGAAAGCCGCCAAAGCATTTTCACGCGTTAAAGCTTCGCCGCTGGTGCAAAACCTAAGTACGCCGGAGCTAGCTGCTATTCAGGATAACTTAATTGATTTTCCGGGCTTCAGCATTCAGGCTCGGATGGCGCGCGCCTATGCTACCCAGAACCTAGCTCATACGCTCGGCTACGTAGGTACCATCACGCCAGCGCTGATGGAAATCCCGAAGTATGCTAAGTACCAGCCCAATGAGTTTTTGGGGCGCAGTGGCCTAGAGTCGTTCTACGAGCAGCAACTCATGGGACGGCGCGGCGTGAAATACCGCATGGTCAACGTGCGCGGCATTGAAAAAGGCGCTTTCCGTGGTGGAGAGTTCGATACGCTCTCCGTGGCCGGCCAGGACCTGCATACCAGCATCGACATCGATCTGCAGCAATACGGTGAGATGCTGATGGCCGGTAAGCGGGGCTCAGTTGTAGCCATCGACCCCAAGACCGGCGAGATCCTAGCGGCCGTTTCGGCGCCTGCCTACGACCCAGCAGTGCTAACCGGGAAAGGTATGGGCAACCGGTACATGGACCTGCTCAATCAGAAGGAGCGGCCGCTGTATAATCGTCCGCTCGGAGCACCACAGCCTCCGGGTTCGGTATTTAAGCTCGTTAATGAACTGGTTGCTTTGCAAATGGGCACCGTGTCACCGTCGACTGGTTTTCCCTGCAACTGGAGCCTGGTGAGGTGCACGCACCGCCACGAGTATCCGAGCAATGTGAGTATTGCCATCAAGAACAGCTGCAATCCTTATTTCTATCAGGTAATGCGGACCGCGGTCATGCGGGGTCGGTCGCGCAATGCCCGGGAGGACGTTCGCTTGGGGCTGGCTGAATGGCGTCGTCAAGTAATGTCTTTCGGCCTAGGCGATAAGCTAGGAGTGGACATGGGCTCCGAAACCAAAGGGCGCATTCCGAAGCCCGAGTTCTACGATAAGCTATACGGACACCACGGCTGGAACTTTCGCACTATTTACTCGCTGTCGATTGGGCAGGGAGAAATGGGCGTGACGACGATGCAGATGGCGAACGTGCTAGCTACCATTGCCAACCGGGGCTACTACTATACGCCGCATTTTGTGCGTGGTATCGGCAATGGTGGGCCTTTGCCAGAATATCAGAAGCGCCACTACACGACTGTGGCGCCACAGCATTTTGAGGCTATTATTCCGGGGATGCAGCAAGTAGTGGATGGCCGCGGCGGCACGGGCAACTATGCGAGCTTAGCCCAGTTCGGTATTTCTATGGCGGGCAAAACGGGAACTGTACAAAACCCCCACGGGGCCGACCACGCCACGTTTGCCGCCTTTGCTCCAATCGAGGATCCCAAAATCGCCATTGCGGTGTTCATTGAGAATGCTGGCTTCGGGGGCAACTCAGCGGCGCCGCTAGCTTCGCTTATGATCGAGAAATACTTGCGCGGCAAAGTCGTTCGTAAGAAATGGGAGGAGTGGCTGCCCGGCAGCGCCGACCGGTTTGTCTCGCGTCACCATTGA
- the mreC gene encoding rod shape-determining protein MreC, with product MRNLFAFLFRYRGILVFGLLEVFSLYLLIKNSSYQRAAFFNSANAYAGRVLEARTRIYDYFRLVEVNRGLVAENATLRQQLYRSDLAGRQPDSLSAAPPLRPGRRDSVLLGLRQLPVSDPEYLLIPARVLNNELHRVDNYITLNVGSNEGVQPGMGVLAAAGVVGRVKSVSEHYATATSVLHSKTAISARIQRDGTFGSIKWLGDDPTHALLDQIPRQNTLVRGDTILTSGYNAVFPEGILIGTIDSFVKEPDKNFWTVRVKLAVNFSNLTYVYVVSNRHKAERDTVEMRAGKKPTADDQP from the coding sequence TTGCGCAATCTTTTCGCCTTCCTTTTCCGCTACCGGGGCATTCTGGTGTTCGGGCTGCTGGAGGTGTTTAGTTTGTATTTGCTGATCAAGAACAGCTCGTATCAGCGAGCGGCGTTTTTCAACTCCGCTAATGCCTACGCGGGACGAGTGCTAGAAGCTCGTACGCGGATCTACGATTATTTTCGTTTGGTAGAAGTGAACCGAGGCTTAGTTGCCGAAAACGCGACCTTGCGCCAACAGCTTTACCGTTCTGACCTAGCCGGACGTCAACCGGATAGCTTAAGCGCTGCGCCTCCTTTGCGGCCTGGACGCCGTGACTCGGTACTGCTAGGTTTGCGGCAGCTGCCCGTTTCTGACCCCGAGTACTTGCTGATTCCGGCCCGTGTGCTCAATAACGAGCTGCACCGCGTCGATAACTACATCACGCTTAACGTAGGCTCCAACGAAGGTGTGCAGCCAGGCATGGGCGTGTTGGCGGCAGCTGGGGTAGTAGGTCGGGTAAAATCGGTGAGCGAGCACTACGCTACGGCTACTTCAGTATTGCACTCCAAAACAGCTATTTCGGCGCGCATTCAGCGCGATGGTACCTTCGGAAGCATCAAATGGCTAGGAGATGACCCCACGCATGCTTTGCTAGATCAGATTCCGCGGCAGAATACGCTAGTACGCGGCGATACAATTTTGACATCAGGGTACAACGCTGTTTTTCCGGAGGGAATCCTGATCGGGACCATCGACTCGTTTGTGAAAGAACCCGACAAAAACTTCTGGACGGTGCGGGTGAAGCTAGCCGTTAATTTCTCTAACCTGACGTACGTGTACGTGGTCAGCAACCGGCACAAGGCCGAGCGTGACACGGTAGAAATGCGCGCTGGCAAAAAGCCTACAGCAGACGACCAGCCATGA
- a CDS encoding rod shape-determining protein, whose protein sequence is MGFFNFLTSDIAIDLGTANTLIIHNDKIVVDEPSIIAKDRTTNKVIAVGRQAQQMHEKTHDNIKTIRPLKDGVIADFHAAEEMIKGLIKMIDTRRRLFQPSHRMVICIPSGITEVEKRAVRDSAEHAGAKEVWMIQEPMAAAIGIGIDVEQPVGSMIIDIGGGTTEIAVIALSGIVCDQSIKTAGDVFNQDILDYMRRQHNLLIGERSAEKIKIEVGAALTELDNPPADYEIRGRDLMTGIPKVIKVTSSEIAIALDKSVAKIEEAVLKALEISPPELSADIYDNGIHLTGGGALLRGLDKRLAAKTKLTIHIAEDPLRAVVRGTGATIKNLDGFRGVLLT, encoded by the coding sequence ATGGGCTTCTTCAACTTTCTTACGAGCGACATTGCTATTGACCTAGGCACGGCCAACACGCTCATCATCCACAACGACAAAATCGTAGTAGATGAGCCCAGCATTATTGCCAAAGACCGAACGACCAATAAAGTAATTGCCGTGGGCCGGCAAGCGCAGCAAATGCACGAGAAGACCCACGATAATATTAAAACCATTCGCCCCCTGAAAGATGGGGTAATCGCCGACTTCCACGCGGCGGAGGAAATGATCAAGGGCTTGATCAAGATGATTGACACGCGTCGCCGCTTGTTTCAGCCTTCGCACCGTATGGTGATCTGCATTCCTTCCGGGATTACGGAAGTAGAGAAACGTGCTGTCCGTGACTCCGCTGAACACGCCGGCGCCAAAGAGGTGTGGATGATTCAGGAGCCAATGGCGGCGGCTATCGGCATCGGCATTGACGTAGAGCAGCCGGTCGGTTCTATGATCATCGACATCGGAGGGGGAACTACCGAAATTGCTGTTATCGCCCTATCGGGTATCGTCTGCGATCAGTCTATTAAAACGGCCGGCGACGTATTCAACCAGGATATTCTGGACTACATGCGTCGGCAGCACAACCTGCTGATTGGAGAGCGTTCGGCCGAGAAGATCAAGATCGAGGTAGGTGCTGCTCTTACCGAGCTAGATAACCCACCCGCCGACTACGAAATTCGGGGCCGTGACCTGATGACGGGTATCCCGAAAGTCATCAAAGTAACTTCCTCCGAAATTGCTATTGCCCTCGACAAATCGGTAGCAAAAATCGAAGAGGCTGTGTTGAAGGCGCTAGAAATCAGCCCACCCGAGTTGTCGGCTGATATCTACGACAATGGTATTCACCTAACCGGGGGAGGGGCTTTGCTCCGAGGCCTCGACAAGCGTTTGGCGGCTAAAACTAAGCTGACCATTCACATCGCCGAAGACCCATTGCGGGCAGTAGTGCGCGGCACGGGAGCTACTATCAAGAACCTAGATGGCTTCCGGGGAGTACTTTTAACGTAA
- a CDS encoding WcaI family glycosyltransferase — protein MKKRVLLIGYNFYPEPTGIGKYSGEMIKWLAEKGYDCTVITTYPYYPYWKVQEPYHKNRFWYSTELTKFPSGGSIKLYRCPMYVPAKPSGLKRILLDFSFLVTGFFKLIQLLPAKKFDFVVTVVPSFQFGILGALYKKFRGAKFMYHIQDMQIEAARDLQMIKSEKAINALLGFEKYIFDKADYVSSISEGMVARIQEKAKKDIFLLPNWADVNLFHPVEDKASIKVDFGFAPTDKIVLYSGAIGEKQGLEAILYAAKEFQQQTSVKFIICGSGPYKEKLQNLANELKLTNLSFLPLQPFEKFNQFLNLADIHLVIQKATASDLVMPSKLTTILSVGGLALITANPGSGLHSLVQKYDMGLLVEAENQQALNEGLRKALAQDTSQQRKNARAYAERYLSIDKIMESFEELMQRA, from the coding sequence ATGAAAAAGCGGGTTCTGCTAATTGGCTATAACTTCTATCCCGAACCTACCGGAATAGGCAAGTATAGCGGTGAAATGATTAAATGGCTAGCTGAAAAGGGGTATGACTGCACCGTTATCACTACTTATCCCTATTACCCTTATTGGAAAGTACAGGAGCCTTACCATAAAAACAGGTTCTGGTATAGCACTGAGCTGACAAAGTTTCCCTCGGGAGGGAGCATAAAATTATACAGGTGTCCCATGTATGTGCCTGCCAAACCTTCGGGTTTGAAACGTATACTGTTGGATTTTTCTTTTCTAGTAACTGGATTTTTTAAATTAATTCAATTACTGCCTGCGAAGAAATTTGACTTCGTTGTAACAGTTGTTCCTTCGTTTCAATTTGGTATCCTAGGTGCCTTGTATAAAAAATTTAGGGGTGCAAAGTTCATGTACCATATACAGGACATGCAGATTGAGGCAGCGCGGGATTTGCAAATGATAAAATCTGAAAAGGCAATCAATGCTTTACTAGGGTTTGAAAAGTACATATTCGACAAGGCCGATTACGTGAGCAGCATCTCAGAAGGGATGGTGGCTAGAATTCAGGAGAAAGCCAAGAAGGATATCTTCTTATTGCCTAACTGGGCTGACGTAAACCTATTCCATCCTGTTGAAGATAAAGCAAGCATAAAAGTAGATTTCGGTTTTGCGCCCACTGACAAGATTGTGCTGTACTCAGGAGCAATTGGGGAAAAGCAGGGCCTAGAAGCTATTCTGTATGCTGCGAAAGAGTTTCAGCAGCAAACGTCTGTCAAGTTTATTATTTGTGGTTCAGGGCCGTACAAAGAGAAGTTGCAGAACCTAGCCAATGAGCTGAAGCTCACGAATCTCTCGTTCTTACCGTTGCAGCCATTCGAGAAGTTCAACCAATTCTTGAACCTAGCTGACATCCACCTAGTGATTCAAAAAGCCACGGCTAGTGACTTAGTAATGCCTTCCAAGCTCACAACTATTCTCTCGGTTGGGGGGCTCGCCCTTATCACTGCCAATCCGGGGTCCGGTCTGCACTCGCTGGTGCAGAAGTACGACATGGGCTTATTGGTAGAGGCTGAAAACCAACAGGCGCTGAACGAAGGTCTGCGCAAAGCCTTGGCGCAAGACACCAGCCAGCAACGCAAGAATGCCCGTGCCTACGCGGAGCGCTACCTCTCCATTGATAAGATTATGGAGTCATTTGAAGAGCTTATGCAGCGTGCCTAG
- a CDS encoding WcaF family extracellular polysaccharide biosynthesis acetyltransferase — translation MQTDLSKFETGDYKAGPKLKVLLWYFLNYYILDSALPWPYKLKQGLLRLFGAKIGKGLVIKPNVRIKNPWRLTIGDNCWIGESVWIDNLEDVTIGSNVSISQGAMLLTGNHDYTAVSFPYRLGKIKLADGVWVGAHAVVCPGIVCESHSILTVNSVATKNLEAWGIYAGNPATYIRKRVITK, via the coding sequence ATGCAAACAGACCTCTCAAAATTTGAAACAGGCGATTACAAAGCGGGGCCTAAGCTGAAGGTATTACTTTGGTACTTTCTTAATTATTACATCTTGGATAGCGCCTTACCTTGGCCTTACAAATTAAAGCAGGGTTTGCTTCGGTTATTTGGAGCTAAAATAGGAAAAGGGTTAGTCATCAAGCCTAACGTTCGAATCAAGAACCCATGGCGGCTTACAATTGGAGACAACTGTTGGATTGGCGAATCGGTTTGGATTGATAACCTAGAAGATGTTACTATTGGTAGCAACGTAAGTATCTCACAAGGGGCTATGCTTCTGACGGGTAATCATGATTATACCGCAGTTAGCTTTCCATATCGGCTAGGCAAGATCAAGCTAGCGGATGGCGTTTGGGTGGGGGCGCATGCCGTTGTATGCCCAGGAATAGTATGTGAGTCGCATTCTATTCTAACCGTCAATTCAGTTGCTACAAAGAATTTAGAGGCCTGGGGTATTTACGCAGGAAACCCAGCCACCTACATACGAAAGCGAGTTATTACTAAATAA
- a CDS encoding VanZ family protein: MKVLKWVLFVPYILVLSYIVFFARRRNVLIWHDELVNLIPIKLTVESFQSDAVNYWNFFSNLLGNIALFIPLPLFLISLFLLKNKFTIIFIGIFISLLIELVQFTWRIGVPDIDDVLLNTLGVVLGIILYKQFLSVSYAKIASL; encoded by the coding sequence ATGAAGGTACTAAAGTGGGTTTTGTTTGTGCCTTACATTTTGGTGCTGTCTTATATTGTATTTTTTGCAAGAAGAAGAAATGTTCTTATCTGGCATGATGAATTAGTTAACCTGATTCCAATAAAATTGACAGTTGAATCTTTTCAATCGGATGCAGTAAATTATTGGAATTTCTTCTCTAATCTTCTTGGTAATATAGCGTTATTTATTCCGTTGCCTTTATTTTTGATTAGTTTATTTTTATTAAAAAATAAATTTACTATCATTTTTATTGGAATATTTATTAGCTTATTGATTGAGCTAGTTCAGTTTACTTGGCGTATTGGGGTGCCTGATATTGATGATGTATTGCTTAATACACTCGGGGTAGTGCTAGGTATAATTTTGTATAAACAGTTCTTGAGTGTAAGCTATGCTAAAATTGCTTCACTCTGA
- a CDS encoding glycosyltransferase: MRDAFLKQCPQLADQPYLLFLSRIHEKKGVDLLLNAYLKTSPALREAATNAPMAARATDVATLPEHTRLVVAGPGLETNYGQQMQQVASKTKESQAAILFPGMLTGLAKWGAFYHCEAFVLPSHQENFGIAVVEALACSKPVLISNQVNIWREIEEAGGGIVTDDTPAGVEAGLRQWQQMTQAQKVAMGQKAHTCFVTNFATGPAASHLLKAISS; the protein is encoded by the coding sequence ATGCGTGACGCTTTCCTGAAGCAGTGCCCGCAGCTAGCAGACCAACCTTATCTGCTTTTCCTGAGCCGTATTCACGAGAAAAAAGGAGTAGACCTGCTGCTGAATGCGTATCTAAAGACCAGCCCCGCACTACGCGAAGCAGCAACAAATGCTCCAATGGCTGCTAGAGCAACCGACGTTGCTACATTGCCTGAGCATACCCGGTTAGTAGTTGCTGGACCAGGTTTAGAAACCAACTACGGTCAGCAAATGCAGCAAGTGGCTTCGAAAACTAAAGAGTCACAAGCTGCAATTCTCTTCCCTGGTATGCTGACCGGATTGGCCAAATGGGGTGCATTCTATCATTGTGAGGCTTTCGTGCTACCTAGCCATCAGGAAAACTTCGGTATTGCTGTTGTGGAAGCGCTGGCCTGTAGTAAGCCTGTCCTTATCTCCAACCAAGTGAACATATGGCGGGAGATTGAAGAAGCCGGCGGAGGCATCGTCACCGACGATACGCCTGCTGGCGTTGAGGCAGGTTTGCGGCAATGGCAGCAGATGACCCAAGCACAAAAGGTAGCAATGGGTCAAAAAGCGCATACGTGTTTTGTGACTAATTTCGCCACAGGTCCTGCCGCTTCTCATTTGCTGAAAGCAATATCTAGCTAA
- a CDS encoding glycosyltransferase family 2 protein — MLGQGAIKVTILLATYNGAKYVEEQLDSILQQTHTNWELIIRDDKSSDITPRIVASYQARYPGKILIVNDDLGNLGSTLNFNALLQIASKGNAKYVMLCDQDDFWLPDKVAYTLASMRTLEDCYGENFPLLIHTNFHYASTDLKIIKATKNFQASKITDLNLCHLLAQNPVYGCTTVLNRKLVEVIGDIPSVAENHDYWIAMVASAFGKIHYLDKKTILYRQHGKNISGNYNDNSLINRFKRIIIQRKPIKDAEKKVLMAEVFRSKYQSSLTVEQTLMIDDFIDFSKNKHISLVFKNLEHGVRRQTLMQTILFYISAYLAGNKSK; from the coding sequence ATGTTAGGGCAAGGTGCTATTAAAGTTACTATCCTGTTGGCCACTTACAATGGTGCTAAATATGTCGAAGAGCAACTTGACAGTATTTTACAACAAACGCATACCAACTGGGAATTAATAATTAGAGACGATAAGTCTTCGGACATTACTCCACGAATTGTGGCTAGCTATCAGGCGCGCTATCCAGGAAAGATACTTATTGTCAATGATGACCTTGGTAATCTTGGAAGTACATTGAATTTCAATGCTCTATTGCAAATAGCCAGCAAAGGCAACGCAAAGTATGTTATGCTGTGCGACCAAGATGATTTTTGGCTACCCGACAAAGTGGCTTACACTTTAGCCAGTATGCGTACCCTAGAGGATTGTTACGGCGAAAATTTCCCCCTGCTTATTCATACCAATTTTCACTACGCCAGTACCGATCTAAAGATCATAAAGGCAACTAAAAACTTCCAGGCATCTAAAATCACGGATTTGAATTTGTGCCATCTGCTGGCTCAGAACCCCGTCTACGGCTGCACTACAGTTTTGAATCGAAAGCTTGTAGAGGTAATTGGTGATATACCATCTGTTGCAGAAAACCACGACTATTGGATTGCTATGGTCGCGAGTGCCTTTGGGAAAATTCACTATCTAGATAAAAAAACTATTCTCTACCGACAGCACGGGAAGAATATTTCGGGTAACTACAATGATAATTCATTGATCAATCGCTTCAAGCGTATTATTATTCAGCGAAAGCCTATTAAAGATGCAGAGAAAAAGGTGTTGATGGCTGAAGTATTTAGAAGTAAATACCAAAGTTCGTTAACAGTAGAGCAGACTTTGATGATCGACGATTTTATCGATTTTTCAAAGAACAAGCATATTTCCTTGGTCTTTAAGAATTTGGAGCATGGTGTGCGAAGACAAACACTCATGCAAACGATATTATTTTATATCAGTGCCTATTTAGCAGGTAATAAGAGTAAATAG
- a CDS encoding glycosyltransferase produces MHLVFFTHPDFMGDQRMPAFASMPRFARMLADGMRERGHEVEMWAPKSRFFDLPVTGGPKKWLGYIDQYLVFPAEVRRRLKKYPSDTLFVFADNALGPWVPLVADRPHVMHCHDFMAQRSAQGQIPENPTGWSGQQYQRMIRAGYSKGKHFISVSQKTREELHAFLPTLPLTSEVVYNGLSEALTPHDQTDARAKVSAATGIDLSQGYLLHVGGNQWYKNRLGVMELYNAWRSSSSAALPLLLVGGPLSAELNSVKEASPFKKDIHVVSGLEDELVHLAYAGATVFLFPSIAEGFGWPIAEAMASGCLVITTGEAPMTEVAGEAGFLIPRRPHDESTTAGWATAGAATIDEVIHLSPAERSAAIAAGITNVARFNSENALNRIEEIYKTIK; encoded by the coding sequence ATGCATCTAGTTTTCTTCACGCACCCTGATTTCATGGGCGACCAGCGCATGCCTGCTTTTGCCAGCATGCCACGCTTTGCCCGGATGCTAGCTGATGGAATGCGTGAACGCGGCCACGAGGTGGAAATGTGGGCACCTAAGTCGCGTTTCTTTGATTTGCCGGTGACGGGAGGGCCCAAGAAGTGGTTAGGCTACATCGATCAATACCTCGTGTTTCCGGCTGAAGTACGTCGACGTTTAAAGAAGTATCCTTCAGATACGCTCTTTGTCTTTGCTGATAATGCCCTAGGTCCGTGGGTGCCCTTGGTTGCCGACCGACCACACGTAATGCATTGTCATGATTTTATGGCGCAACGTTCTGCCCAGGGGCAAATTCCAGAGAACCCTACGGGTTGGTCAGGGCAGCAATATCAGCGTATGATTCGGGCAGGCTATTCCAAGGGGAAGCACTTTATTTCTGTTTCTCAGAAAACCCGGGAGGAGCTTCATGCTTTCTTGCCTACCCTTCCCTTAACGTCGGAGGTGGTGTACAATGGGCTAAGTGAAGCACTAACACCTCATGATCAAACGGATGCTCGCGCTAAAGTAAGCGCGGCAACCGGTATTGACCTGAGCCAAGGATACTTACTGCACGTAGGCGGAAACCAGTGGTACAAGAACCGGCTAGGTGTCATGGAGCTTTACAATGCTTGGCGCTCCAGCAGTTCTGCTGCGTTGCCTTTGCTACTTGTGGGCGGGCCTCTGAGCGCAGAGCTGAATAGCGTGAAAGAAGCTTCACCGTTCAAAAAGGACATTCATGTCGTAAGCGGCCTCGAAGATGAACTCGTGCACCTAGCTTATGCAGGAGCAACGGTGTTTCTTTTCCCATCTATTGCAGAAGGATTTGGATGGCCGATTGCGGAGGCTATGGCTTCGGGGTGCTTGGTCATTACTACTGGTGAAGCGCCCATGACGGAGGTTGCAGGAGAAGCTGGGTTTCTGATTCCCCGCCGTCCGCACGATGAATCAACAACAGCGGGCTGGGCAACAGCGGGAGCTGCTACAATTGATGAAGTTATACACCTTTCGCCCGCTGAGCGTAGTGCCGCCATTGCCGCAGGAATCACGAACGTAGCTAGGTTCAACTCCGAAAACGCGCTGAACAGGATAGAAGAAATCTATAAAACTATTAAGTAA